ATATGTACATGGTAAATGTGTAGTAACAAACAAGacatatacaatacatatactTGGTCTATACGTGATAAATATTAAGTACACACAGACAAGTGTAAGTAAATATAAGCACTTTTGGGGAGAGCAGTTTATCAAAATTTGACGAACTGgttatatgtgtgtaatatgtgAGAAATGGTTCACTTTATTTCCATATGCTTTCTATGTACATACTGGTATATAAAGATGTCTATAGTGACCCTCTCTGTTCCTCTTTGACCTGACTGGAGCCTATttttagtctgtgagggtaaacagtcaataaatcaatatacGTTTTAGAATATTAGTATAAACATGCTTTTCTATGAAATGTTATATCACTTCACAAAAACTTTGATAAGTCTAGAtgacttttttataatttgtacttttaatttgTCATATGTATCATgcatcaacatttaaaaagtaactacCTAGAACTCTATAAGGCGAGCATCTCCTCATTTAGATTGTACTTTAGTATTGTGCTTGTATAATCGCCTCTAAAACAAGTTCAAGTTATAGACTTGGCAGATATCTCAGGCTATTTTAAGATGCATTTCAAGAGCAAGTGATTTGTCATCTGGCCTCTAGACCAGTGCCTTTCTTCTTGGAGGTAATAAAGATTACTGAAGCATGGAAGGTACAGCTCCCCCTTACTACAGACAAGAGGTATCTGCTCATTCTCCCGGTGGAGAGAGCGGTTGTAGTGCATCTCTGCTGCAAACGCTGTCACTTGAAGGAATCGTCTACGACTCTCATCCAAAGCTTTGGTGATGCTTGTGTGGGGTCTAGGGATGTTGACACCAAAACAccttcttttattaatttagtccTAAGGACATGTGAGGTCGTCCCCCTTTGGGCTGTTCTTGTACCTCTGATGGCATGAGGACTAAATTGGACCTGATTAATAGGACAGTGCAGCTAAGGAACTGATGTGCATATGCCTGGACGACATCCACCTGGCAAACATTTGTGGACCTATGGACTGGTTGGCCCCTAACAGAGTTTTTAGGAATGAACGGGTAATAGATGGGAGGGGGCTCGGTGTCTTGCAGAACCATTGCCCTCTAAAGGGTCTACAGAGTGCTCTTCCACTCTTGCACTCTTGATACCATCGCATACCATTCGGTCAGCCCTACACTGGAATATCTTCTGGCAAATCTGTAAACCTGTGCCTTTCTTATGTCCATCACTGCACTGTTAGTTGTTGAATCCCTGCAGTGGTGTACGTAGTGATGTCCTTGGTATGTGCATGCGTGTATCTATAAGTCACTTCCCCTTGGTTAGGATGTTGCTCTACTTCCCGAGGGTAGTATGTGAGAAAACGGATCTCAAGAATATTGCCATTTGGGTCAATTTGGCCCTTGTTTAGCAATCCCAATTCCATTTGTGAAAATAACGGCATAAGGCAGGCCAAAAAGATTTGGGGTGAATTTTGACCCTGCTAACATCTAACTCTGATTGTTTGTCTCTGCTTCGTCCAAACTtgcgctctcacacacagatcTCTGGAGAGGTAAGAAGAGTTTTTTTCTTACTAACTGTGTTGCGACTGTGCTCTTATTTCCTGTCCGGCTGTAATCCAAGCGTCTGCTCTGTATCTCCGTCAGTGATAACGAGAAGTGCTCCATCAGTCAGCAGTCGGTCTGCGAGAGCAAGCGCAGCAGCAACGACAGTCTAGCCGACTACGGAGACAGCGTCGACATCCAGTTCAACGAAGACGGCTCCTTCATCGGCCAGTACAGCGGACGCAGAGAACCTAACGGTCACGGCACTCACGCCAGCTCGGGCGCCACGTCTCCCATCAATCCCAACATGCCTCCGCCCAGCATCAGCTTTCCCACGTCTGTGACAGGATTCCTGGGGCCAAACTAACGCTCCACCGCCACACGCACACATCCTTGACCATTTGAATGAGAGGCCCTGATGGTATTAGACAGGATATTGATTTCATGACAGACAGTCGCAAGAAATGACATCCGCAAACACCGCCAGCTTCACTCTCGCATAACAACGACACACGTGCATCCGACAGACACGAATAAGTCCAGGACAGTTGCTTCTAACATTCCATCCAAGCACTGAAAACTGTTTACAATGTTCAGTTCGCTGCTTCCAGTGATGTTTGGACTGTAAATTCTCCCTCGCTGAAATTACGCAGAAGAAGGTGCGAGAAACGACAGACAGAGTGTAGGGCAGACTTGGGCCTTGTTCAGGTGGCAGAGGAGATCAGTAGGAGTGGCGTAGTCAGTATTTCAGTCAGTACAGGCTAAGATGCATTTCCCAGAACAAACCGATTTTGCTGCCTCTCTGAACAATGCCTTACGTGGAATACATCGGTTCAAATCACTGCAGTCAATAGAAGTCAGGTCTTTAAGGCTGAAAAGCGAAAATCTTTTTTAGGCATTCTTTTCCCATTCACGATTACGTTATTTGaagtattgtttttgtattattcttATACTTCTCttcttattagtttttttaatatatgaaatacatgtgtatatacatttttttttttcataaaggctaatatatttggtttatattatcatatgatttatttaattattattatttttgttttgcctgtaatgcatttatctttatgaattcatgttttataaaacGGTATGTATGAACATTAATAATCTGCcatgtgtgtctctctgtcttaaTAATCAAAGTTCAGGGCTTTTAACTGTGTATCGTTTGTATTGTTGCCCAAGTGTGTTACCCAAGTAAGTTTTTCAAATAATGGTGTTTTTGATGCAATTTATTACGTTAAATCCCTTTGAAGTACATACAGCCGCTGCAGTAAAGCCAAATTTTGTCGATCTTGACactaacatatatttttaaaagaaaaaaagaaaaaacagcaacaaaaactgATTTCCTGCAGCAAATAACAGCATGAGATGTAGTGCTAGGCTAGTTGATGTCGTGTGAGGCAGTGTCATCCGTCCGGCAGCTTGCGAATATTAACACTCAAACATGGCCAATTATGTACAGTGAATTATTACTAACAATAACAGTCGTACAGTATAATCTATCGCATTTGTCTCGTCGTCCGAGAGAACAAGCTGAATGTAAGTCATCTTttctttagtttgtttttgcatctaacatctttattattagatttagtGGTATTATAATGCTTAATCTGATCTTTAGTTTAGAAAACAGGTCAGaagtaaaatgcaattttttatgGGACTTCTGAATGATTATATCGTTGTGGATTTCATTAAGTGCGTTTTTTTGGTGGGGGGTGGGGGGTGTCAGTGATGATGTCATGATGGGCCTGCAGTTTGCCGACATCATCGCGTCTGTGACGTAATTACGGCTTTGAGTTAACTCATCTGTCTTCTCTCGCATACGCCACAGCATCCTGAATTGTACTGATCAAATTCATGCTGCAAACGCCTGGTTAAAATCAGATTAAATACTAGgaatatttacaacaaatgtATGTAAGAGTATGTAGCCTGTGTACGCATTAAAATCTATTTTCCTACAAGAAGGACTTGAGCTAAGCGGGTGGGATTGCAGTGCATGGCTTTATAAGATCCTGAAGCACGTCACCATCCCTCCCGGCTCTGTGGGATATCTCCATACTGTATGTAAGCTTCTTCTTACCTCTGCTTTCTATTTGTAAATCCAAACactaaaatgagaataaaaatgtaGTCAGAGTGGTATTTGAAAGCACCGCAGCCTGTGTGAGTGATCTCTGAGTTCT
This region of Puntigrus tetrazona isolate hp1 unplaced genomic scaffold, ASM1883169v1 S000000596, whole genome shotgun sequence genomic DNA includes:
- the LOC122334639 gene encoding neural cell adhesion molecule L1.1-like, encoding MVLLLLVLLVLCYIKKSKGGKYSVKDKEEDQVNGARTMKDGEFGEYKSLESDNEKCSISQQSVCESKRSSNDSLADYGDSVDIQFNEDGSFIGQYSGRREPNGHGTHASSGATSPINPNMPPPSISFPTSVTGFLGPN